The DNA window CAAAGGCTCGAAGCCATGCGACGCTCTTTCGGCCCTTTTCCCCAGCCGCCCGCGTCGCTGCCGGTGCACATTACGGCGTCACTGCCTGGCGAAGGCTACGTTGTCGACAAACTCGTTTTCCAGTCGCGACCGGGACTCTGGGTGAGCGCCTTGCTGTACCGCCCCGCACGCATCGACCGCCCGGCTCCCGGCATTATTGTTTCGCACGCCCATCATACGCCCAAGTCGCACGGAGAACTGCAGGACATGGGCGCCACCTGGGCGCGAGCCGGCTGCTATGTGCTGACCCCCGACCATCTGGGACATGGCGAGCGACGGGAGCATCCGTTCCAGACCGAAGCCGACTATCCGGGCGAATTCCGCGTCAGTCGCCAGGACTACTATCATCGGTACGACAGCGGGATCCAGCTACACCTGGCCGGCTCCAGCCTGATCGGCTGGCTCCAGTGGGATCTGCAGCGCGGCGTCGACCTGCTGCTGCAGCAGCCCAACATCGACCCCCAGGCGATCATCTTAATGGGAGCAGTCGCCGGCGGCGGCGATCCCGCAGCGGTCACGGCCGCGCTCGACAAACGCATTACCTGTGCAGCGCCGTTTAATTTTGGCGGACCGCAGCCCGAGGCCGGATTCCCCTTGCCGGAAAACGTAGAGAAAACGTTCAACTACGCCGGCGGCGGCAGCTGGGAGTCGACGCGCAATATAAGCGATTCGGCCCGCGATGGTTTTCTGCACTGGGTCATCGTCGGCGGCATCGCGCCGCGACGCTTGATTTACGGTTACGAGTTCGGCTGGGACCAGGAACACGATCCCGTGTGGAAACGGTTTGTCCCCCTTTACGGCATGTATAAGGCCGACGACAAGCTGGGCTACTCGCACGGTTTTGGTTCGATTCGTATTCGGGAGAAGCCGGCGTCGCACTGCACCCATATCGGCCCCGTGCATCGTGTTCGGATTCACCAGCACCTGAAGGAATGGTTCGGCGTGCCGATCAGCCCCGAGCAGGAATATTCGGCCCGCCGTGAAAGCTCCGAGCTGTTGTGCTGGACGCCCGAGCTGCGCAAAAAGCTCGCCCCGCAATCGCTCACGCAACTGCTGCCGAGCCTGGTCGAGGAGCAACTCAAGGCGGCGCGAACAAAGCGAGCCTCCCTGCAGGACGATGCATTCCGCACCGCCCTGCGGCGAGATCTTGACGCCGTGCTGGGACAGACAGCGCCGTTGCAGCCGGTCAAGGT is part of the Lignipirellula cremea genome and encodes:
- a CDS encoding dienelactone hydrolase family protein, with translation MSYLSLSCPGRLFLLGAALYLHCGPVGAAEPLAEQLRKLPTTVLQDELHEQADRMLYDQQRARVQQANDASSKAWAGIDSTAAWEAFRDQRLEAMRRSFGPFPQPPASLPVHITASLPGEGYVVDKLVFQSRPGLWVSALLYRPARIDRPAPGIIVSHAHHTPKSHGELQDMGATWARAGCYVLTPDHLGHGERREHPFQTEADYPGEFRVSRQDYYHRYDSGIQLHLAGSSLIGWLQWDLQRGVDLLLQQPNIDPQAIILMGAVAGGGDPAAVTAALDKRITCAAPFNFGGPQPEAGFPLPENVEKTFNYAGGGSWESTRNISDSARDGFLHWVIVGGIAPRRLIYGYEFGWDQEHDPVWKRFVPLYGMYKADDKLGYSHGFGSIRIREKPASHCTHIGPVHRVRIHQHLKEWFGVPISPEQEYSARRESSELLCWTPELRKKLAPQSLTQLLPSLVEEQLKAARTKRASLQDDAFRTALRRDLDAVLGQTAPLQPVKVVSSQALDSPLAGAPEIEATQIVLQTENGIVVPLLLLSPPKSPRRCVLAFCQEGKEQLLRARAAEFAKLLQAGVAICLPDLRGTGETDSGSDRDQTGSATAVSSTGLMLGDPLPAQQLRDLRSVARFLQTRSGGDALRLSLWGDSLAKTNSADANLDVPRRIDGRPRQSEPLGGLLALLGGLYLDDIDALYVHGGLASFADVLTRYQVLIPHDVVIPGLLTQADVVDLAAAQTSSSLLLQELVNGNNQPLDQEAVQTAFAPVAKRYAAAGNGALLKIDNNASPAAWLLQTK